One window of the Haemorhous mexicanus isolate bHaeMex1 chromosome 15, bHaeMex1.pri, whole genome shotgun sequence genome contains the following:
- the LOC132334413 gene encoding protocadherin alpha-8-like produces MGERCCAAVLRVLVLQAAWALAGGQVRYSVPEEAKAGTVVGRLAQDLGLEAGEAEARRLRLVAQGRRASVEVSGASGALLVSSRLDREELCGKSAPCALRLEVLLERPLRVFHVQLEVTDINDNAPVFPAARKNLSIAELSALGSRFPLEGASDADIGANAQLTYTLSPSEHFSLDLQKSNERNLVPELVLMKSLDRETVPVHRLVLTATDGGRPSLTGTMELVISVLDANDNAPQFNQSVYKVQLAESASVGTLVTRVNATDPDLGTNSQVTYAASSFIPPSGRDVISVNPNTGEIHLTEALDFEEVSIFDFRIEATDKGTPPLSGHCSVELEVLDVNDNAPEVWVTSLSVPVPEDASVGTVVALLSVSDRDSGENGRVRCWVWPASPFGLEATFAGSYSLVLREALDRERVSEYEVEVRAEDGGAPALRASRGLRVPVSDVNDNAPAFAQAVYTVLARENNAAGAELARLWARDPDEAGNGRVSYSLWDGGVGVGGGGAAGSSPGGGWRPASSYVSVDAESGRLWALQPLDYEELQVLQFEVRAVDAGEPPLSGNATVQLFVLDENDNAPALLPPAGSAPEAGAVAAPEAAAMALAGEGSVSGTLWAWATWGAPAGQVVAKIRAVDADSGYNAWLRYELWEPRGKGPFRVGLYSGEVSTARALDEADGPRQRLLIVVRDHGEPARSATATLSVSLLEAAEAALAAGSSSSSSLSRSAAAAELGPGAASAATNVWLVVAICAVSSLFLLAVVLYGASRWAPRAAVLSGPGPTTLVCASEVGSWSYSQRHSRSLCVTDGAAKSDLMVFSPNFPPPPPAPAAKDTQPEPSALLDTVSVNTLLVFYPYPTFCPSRCAGSAGIQAPFPWPENVECLTSA; encoded by the coding sequence ATGGGCGAGCGTTGTTGCGCGGCGGTGCTGcgggtgctggtgctgcaggcgGCCTGGGCGCTGGCGGGCGGGCAGGTGCGCTACTCGGTGCCGGAGGAAGCCAAGGCCGGCACGGTGGTGGGCCGTCTGGCGCAGGACCTGGGCCTGGAGGCGGGCGAGGCGGAGGCGCGGCGGCTGCGGCTGGTGGCGCAGGGCCGGCGGGCGAGCGTGGAGGTGAGCGGGGCGAGCGGCGCGCTGCTGGTGAGCTCGCGGCTCGACCGGGAGGAGCTGTGCGGCAAGAGCGCGCCGTGCGCGCTGCgcctggaggtgctgctggagcggCCGCTGCGCGTCTTCCATGTGCAGCTGGAGGTCACCGACATCAACGACAATGCCCCCGTCTTCCCCGCCGCCCGGAAAAACCTCAGCATCGCGGAACTGTCTGCGCTGGGGTCTCGTTTCCCGCTGGAGGGCGCGTCGGATGCGGATATCGGAGCGAACGCGCAGCTCACATACACACTCAGTCCGAGCGAGCATTTCTCTCTGGATTTACAAAAATCGAATGAGCGAAATCTTGTACCCGAGCTCGTTTTAATGAAATCTCTGGACCGCGAGACGGTTCCCGTGCACCGGTTGGTGCTGACGGCAACAGACGGGGGCCGGCCGTCTCTGACGGGGACAATGGAGCTGGTGATCTCGGTGCTGGACGCGAACGACAACGCGCCCCAGTTCAACCAGTCTGTGTATAAAGTGCAGCTGGCAGAGAGCGCTTCAGTGGGGACGCTGGTGACGCGGGTGAATGCCACGGATCCTGATTTGGGAACTAATAGTCAAGTGACCTATGCTGCGAGCAGCTTCATTCCCCCGAGTGGAAGAGATGTGATTTCAGTCAATCCGAATACCGGGGAAATTCACCTCACGGAAGCCTTGGACTTCGAAGAAGTCAGTATATTTGATTTTCGTATTGAAGCGACAGATAAAGGGACACCCCCGCTGTCGGGCCACTGCAGTGTGGAGCTGGAGGTGTTGGACGTGAACGACAACGCGCCGGAGGTGTGGGTGACGTCGCTGTCGGTGCCGGTGCCGGAGGACGCGTCGGTGGGGACGGTGGTGGCCCTGCTGAGCGTGTCGGACCGGGACTCGGGGGAGAACGGTCGCGTGCGGTGCTGGGTGTGGCCGGCGTCGCCGTTCGGTCTGGAGGCGACATTCGCGGGCTCGTACTCGCTGGTGCTGCGCGAGGCGCTGGACCGGGAGCGGGTGTCGGAGTACGAGGTGGAGGTGCGTGCGGAGGACGGCGGGGCGCCGGCGCTGCGCGCCAGCCGCGGGCTGCGGGTGCCGGTGTCGGACGTGAACGACAACGCGCCCGCGTTCGCGCAGGCCGTGTACACGGTGCTGGCGCGCGAGAACAacgcggcgggcgcggagctGGCGCGGCTGTGGGCGCGGGACCCGGACGAGGCGGGCAACGGGCGCGTCAGCTACTCGCTGTGGGACGGCGGCGTGGGCGTGGGCGGCGGAGGCGCCGCGGGCTCCTCGCCGGGCGGCGGGTGGCGTCCGGCGTCGAGCTACGTGTCGGTGGACGCGGAGAGCGGGCGCCTGTGGGCGCTGCAGCCCTTGGACTacgaggagctgcaggtgctgcagttcGAGGTGCGCGCGGTGGACGCGGGGGAGCCGCCGCTGAGCGGCAACGCCACGGTGCAGCTCTTCGTGCTGGACGAGAACGACAACGcgccggcgctgctgccgcccgcGGGCTCGGCACCGGAGGCGGGCGCCGTGGCGGCACCGGAGGCGGCGGCGATGGCGCTGGCGGGCGAGGGTTCGGTGTCGGGCACGCTGTGGGCGTGGGCGACGTGGGGGGCGCCGGCGGGGCAGGTGGTGGCGAAGATCCGCGCCGTGGACGCCGACTCGGGCTACAACGCGTGGCTGCGCTACGAGCTGTGGGAGCCGCGGGGCAAGGGCCCGTTCCGCGTGGGGCTCTACAGCGGCGAGGTGAGCACGGCGCGGGCGCTGGACGAGGCGGACGGGCCTCGCCAGAGGCTGCTGATCGTCGTGCGCGACCACGGCGAGCCGGCGCGCTCGGCCACGGCCACGCTCAGCGTGTCGCTGCTCGAGGCCGCCGAGGCGGCGCTGGCCGCGGGATCCTCATCGTCGTCGTCGCTGTCGCGCTCGGCGGCGGCCGCCGAGCTCGGGCCCGGCGCGGCCAGCGCGGCCACCAACGTGTGGCTGGTGGTGGCCATCTGCGCCGTGTCCAGCCTCTTCCTGCTGGCCGTGGTGCTGTACGGGGCGTCGCGCTGGGCGCCGCGGGCGGCCGTGCTCTCGGGGCCCGGGCCCACCACGCTCGTGTGCGCCAGCGAAGTGGGCAGCTGGTCCTACTCGCAGCGCCACAGCCGGAGCCTGTGCGTGACGGACGGCGCTGCCAAGAGCGACCTCATGGTTTTCAGCCCCAACTTccctccgccgccgcccgctCCTGCAGCCAAGGACACGCAGCCGGAACCCTCCGCTCTCCTCGACACGGTCAGTGTCAATACCTTGCTCGTCTTTTATCCATATCCTACCTTCTGTCCCTCCAGGTGTGCAGGCTCTGCGGGAATCCAGGCTCCTTTCCCATGGCCTGAGAACGTTGAGTGCTTGACGAGTGCTTAA